The nucleotide sequence TCCTCGGGCCTGGACTACCTCCGCCCCCGGACCGACGGCGTCCCCACGGGGGTCATGCTGCCGACGTTCCTGATGGAAGGCCCCCTCACCTGGCCGGGCCAGCACGCGGGATTCCTGGGCCCCCGGCACGACCCCTGGCAGATCCGCCAGGACCCCAACAAACCGGGCTTCCGCGTCGAGAGCCTGGCGCTCCCCGTCGGCTTCAGCGTCGAGCGGCTGGAGCGTCGGCAGGCCCTGCTGGATCGCGTCAATGCTGAGATGCTCGCCCGCACCGACGTCGGCCGCGATCCCATGAGCGACCAGCGAGCGCGGGCGATGTCGCTGCTCCTCTCCGGACGGGTTTCCGCGGCGTTCGACCTCGACCAGGAAGACGCAATCACCCGCGACCGCTACGGCCGCCACATGTTCGGCCAGTCGCTCTTGCTGGCTCGCCGGTTGGTTGAGGCCGGCGTGCCGATCGTCCAGGTGAACCTCGGCCGGGTGCAGCAGTGGGACACGCACTCGGCCAATTTCAAAAACCTCAAGAACAACCTCCTGCCTCCGACCGACCGGGGGATGTCCGCCCTGCTGGACGACCTCAAGGCCCGCGGCCTGCTCGACCAGACGCTCGTCGTCCTGGCGGGCGAGTTCGGCCGGACGCCCCGGATCGGCGCCAGCACCGGCAACAACAACACGCCGGACGGCCGCGACCACTGGTCGGCCGTCTTCTCGGCGGTCTTCGCCGGCGGCGGCGTGCAGGGGGGCCAGACCATCGGCGCCTCCGACCGCATCGGCGCCTATCCCGCCAGTCCCCCCTACTCTCCCGGCGACTTCGCCGCGACCATCTACCACGCCCTGGGCGTCGACCCTTCGTCCGAGATCCGCGACCGTCTCGGCCGCCCCCTCCGTCTCTGCGAGGGGAGTCCCATCGCTCCCCTCTTCGGAGCATGAGCGTGAAGCGGCGGACGTGGTGATGATTCACGGGTTTGCGAATGTCGAAATGAAACTCGATTGACCGCGACCGCTCCGGACCACTATGATCGTGTTCCGCGCTGGGATGACTCTCCCCCCGGCTCTGCCTGACGCCCCGGGATTCCTTCCTCACCCACCCGCTGGCGACGAGGTTTGTCAATCCCCTGCATCGACCGGCGATTCATCACCAAATCACCGATCGATCTCAACATTCAAGGGACCGGGGCTCGCGGCCGGCGTTCGGCCTGCGCTGTCACGGAAACGAAACGAGCCTCATGAAACGCCTCCCGTTCCCCTCGCTGCGTCGCCGGCTTCCTCTGGTTTCGCTCGTCGTCGTCGGTCTCGCCTTCGGCTCCGGCTGCGGGGGGGACGACACCGTTCGAGGGGCCGGGTCGATCGACGTCCCCGTCGAGATGTTGAAATTCCAGCCCACGGTCAAGGGCTCGAAGGCATCCAAGGCCGCGCAGCATCCCTGATCTTGTTTCACCCCACGTCCCAGACCGGCGCGCCGTCTCTCGACGACGTTCCGCCGCCGGCGAGTCTTCTCAACCCACTCAGGAACCGGAAATGGAAACGATCCGCCTTCCGCGACGGGCTTTCACCCTGATCGAACTGCTCGTGGTGATCGCCATCATCGCCGTCCTCATCGCGCTCTTGCTGCCGGCCGTGCAGGCCGCCCGCGAAGCCGCCCGCCGCGCCCAGTGCACGAACAACCTCAAGCAGATTGCTCTCGGCGCCGTCAATTACGAGTCGGCCAACAGCGTCTTCCCGCCGTCGGTGCTTACTCAGGGAACCAACCCGACGCTCATCGGCTTTTCGTCGCTGCTGCGGATTTGCCCGTTCATTGAGCAGAACGCCCCGTTCAATGCGGCGAATTTCTCGCAGGCGTTCTTCGGTGAAGCTAACTGGACGGTTCCGGGCATCGTCATCTCGACGTTCAACTGCCCGAGTGACCCCACCGCGATGAAAACCGAGGCGATCCAGTTCGGTCCGCCGACGTTCAAACAGGCCCACTCGCACTACTCGGGAGTCGTCGGCCCCTGGAACGCCTTCGGCGGGACCTACGGCGCGACCGGCCTGGTCCTCGACCCGGCGATCCCCCAGTACGCCAAGGGCGCCATCATCGCCGGCCCGGTCTCAATCGCCTCGATCACCGACGGCACCAGCAACACGATGATGTATTCGGAGAACGGCCACGGCGTCTTCAGCTCCACGACCCAGCCGCTTATCCACATCTGGAGCGGCTCCGACCCCACCTCGACCGCGCTCGAGACCCGGTTCGCCCCCAACTGGGGCCGCAAGTACTCTGACCCCGCCAACGATCCCGGCAACAACGCCCTGCAGAAATTCGCCATCCTCGACGCCATGAGCTTCCACCCCGGCGGCGTGAACGTGGCCCTCTGCGACGGCTCGGTCCGCTTCTTGAAGGACTCGATCGGCTCCTGGACGATCGCCACGCCGCAGATCAACGGCCTTCCCCCCGGCGCGACCAACGCCAGCCCGTACGGCATGACCCTGCCCGCCGGCGTCGGCTTCGGCATCTACCAGGCCCTCTCCACCCGCAACGGCGGCGAGGTCCTCAGCGCAGACCAGTATTGATCTCCGGCGCCTCCACCCGGCCGGCCCCGCGCTCCGCGCGAGGGTCGGCCGGTTCCGTGACGCCAACGTCGATCCTCCTGGAATCTCAAGACGCCACGCCATGAACCGTTCGATGCTCTCCACGCCGCTTCGCCGGCCTGCACTCGTCCTCCTCATCGTCGGCCTCGTCTTCGGCTCCGGTTGCGAGGAACCGGACGAAACCGTCCGAGGCGCTGGGTCGATCGACGTCCCAGTTCAGGAGCTGGGCTTCCAACTTTCGGACGCCCCCGCGCCGACGCCCCCCCTGGAGGATTACCCCCAGAACCCGAACCTGAACCTCGGCGACGAGGCCGTCAGCACGGGTCGAAACTGACGCGATCTCCGAGCGCCTCGCTCAACCACCGGCCGGTCTCGCGCAGCTTTGCGGAGACCGGCCGTTTCGCTGCGCCAGAGCCGTGAGCGCGGCCCTCGGCGCGATCACGGAGCGACGGACGACGAGTTCCTCGCCTTGTAAAAGAGGTCGCGCCGACGCCTCAGCCATTCGGCCACCTGGGCGTGACCGGCCTCCGTATGGCGGACGACGAGGGCCGCTGAAGTCGGGAAGGGCGAAACCGATCGCGTCCCCAGCCACCAGACGTCCGGCGTGATCGAGGACTTCAACAGGTCGGCCTCGCCGTTCAGAGTCGCCAGGGCCTGGGGCGAGATCACGCCCGGCCGCGTCGCCGCGGGCGGGATCTCCGCCAGGTCGCCCACGTAGTACGTATGTACGACTCCCTGGCGTAGATACCGCCAATAAACCCACCGACCGACCCCCAGCGCGACGGCCAGCAGGGCGATCAAGATCAGCATCCGGCGGATCGTGAATCGGTTCACCGCTCGAATCGGCATGTCGCGACGAACTCCTTGCAGCCTTCGCCCTCGGCGACCTCTTGCCGCGGTTCGGCGGTCGCCGTCCGCGGCTCTGCCCCTGTCAGGAGTATTGGAGTCCAGTCTGGCGGGGCTGTCCACGGAATTCGCCTCCCCTGGATGGCCTGCCGCAAGTCCGATCAGGCCGCTTGAGCCCCCCTCGCCGCCCGGTTACGATGCCGTCCGGTTGACACATCCGAATCCCTCCGCTCCCCAGGAGTGGTCCATGAAAGCGCAGCTCTCCCTCGCCGCCCTGCTGACCATTGCACTCGTCGCCCCCGTCCGCGACGACGACTGGCGGCCCGACGCCGGTTTCCGCAGCCTCTTCAACGGTCACGACCTGACCGGCTGGTGCTTCCGCGCCAAGGTCGACGGCAAGGCGCCGAAGGTCGGCGAGGTGACCGAGAAGTTCGACGGCAAGACCGCCTCCAGCGACGACGGCCGCTACTCGGCCCGCGACGGCGTCCTCACCGTGAACTTCCCCAAGGGGAAGGAGCGGCTCATCTCCGCGATGTACACGGTGGAGGAGTTCCCCGGCGACTTCACTCTCAAGCTGGAGTTCCGCGCCAGCGTCAACGCGGACAGCGGCGTCTTCATCCGCAAGCCGCAGCTCCAGTGCCGCGACTACCTCGTCGCCGGGCCGTACAAGGAGCTCAAGAGCTACAAGCCCCAGGAGTGGAACCTGATCGAGGTCGTCGCCAAAAACGGCGTCGCCCGCTGTACCTGCAACGGCGAGGTCCTCGAAGCCGAATTCAAGCTCCCCGAGACCGGCCCCATCGGTCTGGAAGGCGACCGCGGCCAGATGGAGTATCGTCACATCCAGATCAAGTGATCGGTCCCTTGACCCAATCTCGTCGGATCGCTTGAACATGGGTGCCATGGCCACGCTTGCGTGGCCATGCGATCAGCGACCGTCGTGCTGTCGTCCCTCGCCGGTTCATGGATCGACAAAAGCGCAGCTGACCTCGGCCCTGCCGTCTCGGTAAAATAAGACCTGCAGGGATAGGCGGACTGAGAAAGCCGCAACCGGGACGGACCGACGCGATGATCACGGAGCGCATCAAGGCGATGCTGGAGGCGTGCGAGACCGGCCGGCCGGTCTTCCCGCCTTCGGTCCTGTTCAACGAGGGCTGGCTGCTGCGGCTGGTTCTCGATTGGTTCGCGCGCCACGGCGGCGACCGCTACCCGCTCTCGCCGAAGCCGGAGGCCCGCTGGTTCTCCGAGCCCTGGCTCCCCTCCGCGTTCCTGCCGCGTTATCGAGGCGACCGGCTGGCCGAGGCCCGGTCGCACGCCGACGGGGTCGTCGGCCATTTCACCGTCGGCGATCCGGGCACGGCGGGCCTGGCCCTCCAGCGCGACGCATCCCAGCTTGTAGTCGTCGAGGCCAAGCTTTACGCCCGGCTCTCAACCGGCGTGAAGAACGCGCCCTACTTCGATCAGGCTGCGCGAACCGTCGCCTGCATGGCCGAGATCCTCCGCCGCGCCGAGCGGCCTGCCGAGGAGATGGACGACCTCGCCCTGGTGATCCTCGCCCCCCAGGCCCGCATCGACGACGGCGTCTTCGCCTGGGACGCCG is from Paludisphaera rhizosphaerae and encodes:
- a CDS encoding DUF1501 domain-containing protein, with translation MNANHAHARGFVRREVLQVGFSGFLGMSLPQVMAATAPSERSPKAAAPRAKAMILAFMSGGLSHIDSVDMKPDAPEGIRGEFQPIETSVPGIRFCEHLPLLAQRAGDLAVVRSLSHKYTNHLNATHEILTGHSQPGAFFDKIASRDDYPCYSSGLDYLRPRTDGVPTGVMLPTFLMEGPLTWPGQHAGFLGPRHDPWQIRQDPNKPGFRVESLALPVGFSVERLERRQALLDRVNAEMLARTDVGRDPMSDQRARAMSLLLSGRVSAAFDLDQEDAITRDRYGRHMFGQSLLLARRLVEAGVPIVQVNLGRVQQWDTHSANFKNLKNNLLPPTDRGMSALLDDLKARGLLDQTLVVLAGEFGRTPRIGASTGNNNTPDGRDHWSAVFSAVFAGGGVQGGQTIGASDRIGAYPASPPYSPGDFAATIYHALGVDPSSEIRDRLGRPLRLCEGSPIAPLFGA
- a CDS encoding DUF1559 family PulG-like putative transporter → METIRLPRRAFTLIELLVVIAIIAVLIALLLPAVQAAREAARRAQCTNNLKQIALGAVNYESANSVFPPSVLTQGTNPTLIGFSSLLRICPFIEQNAPFNAANFSQAFFGEANWTVPGIVISTFNCPSDPTAMKTEAIQFGPPTFKQAHSHYSGVVGPWNAFGGTYGATGLVLDPAIPQYAKGAIIAGPVSIASITDGTSNTMMYSENGHGVFSSTTQPLIHIWSGSDPTSTALETRFAPNWGRKYSDPANDPGNNALQKFAILDAMSFHPGGVNVALCDGSVRFLKDSIGSWTIATPQINGLPPGATNASPYGMTLPAGVGFGIYQALSTRNGGEVLSADQY
- a CDS encoding 3-keto-disaccharide hydrolase, with protein sequence MKAQLSLAALLTIALVAPVRDDDWRPDAGFRSLFNGHDLTGWCFRAKVDGKAPKVGEVTEKFDGKTASSDDGRYSARDGVLTVNFPKGKERLISAMYTVEEFPGDFTLKLEFRASVNADSGVFIRKPQLQCRDYLVAGPYKELKSYKPQEWNLIEVVAKNGVARCTCNGEVLEAEFKLPETGPIGLEGDRGQMEYRHIQIK